A region of Malaciobacter marinus DNA encodes the following proteins:
- a CDS encoding VOC family protein, producing the protein MKAKISIITLGVEDLERATRFYGEGLGLPKYDFEGNISFFSLEGTWLALYPKEELAKDIGLPILPQAGFSGITLAHNVKSKSEVDDVLTQAVSAGAQLIKPAVDVFWGGYSGYFQDPEGHYWEVAYNPYEDLT; encoded by the coding sequence ATGAAAGCAAAAATCAGTATTATTACGCTTGGTGTGGAGGATTTGGAGAGGGCAACTCGTTTCTATGGCGAAGGTCTTGGTCTACCAAAGTATGATTTTGAGGGCAATATATCTTTTTTCAGTTTAGAAGGAACCTGGTTAGCACTATATCCTAAAGAGGAACTGGCTAAGGATATTGGATTACCCATTCTTCCTCAGGCTGGTTTTTCTGGCATTACCTTGGCTCATAATGTTAAGAGTAAGTCAGAAGTTGATGATGTCCTTACTCAAGCAGTATCAGCTGGAGCACAACTTATCAAGCCAGCGGTAGATGTTTTTTGGGGTGGCTATTCTGGTTACTTCCAAGATCCAGAAGGTCATTATTGGGAAGTAGCTTATAATCCTTATGAGGACTTAACATAA
- a CDS encoding SDR family oxidoreductase — protein sequence MKKILLAGSTGYLGVYIAKELIRQSYFFKAIVRTSEKLEQNDIKANELLKAKLTDSESIKGCCKGIDIVISTVGITKQKDDYTYMDVDYQANMNLLKEAKKSGVKKFIYVSVLNGQKLRNLKICDAKELFVEQLKHSGIDYCIIRPNGFFSDISEFFNMAKKGKIYLFGNGEIKANPIHGADLAVVCVDAIDSIDKEIEIGGPEILTQNEIASMAFDVLGSKKNITYIPNWIRIIVLKLLKLFTNSKIYGPVEFFMTVMTIDMIAPKYGKHSLKEYFKKLKNIT from the coding sequence ATGAAAAAAATTTTATTAGCAGGATCAACTGGTTATTTGGGAGTTTATATTGCGAAAGAACTTATAAGACAGTCTTATTTTTTTAAAGCTATTGTTCGAACTTCTGAAAAACTTGAACAAAATGATATAAAAGCCAATGAATTACTTAAAGCAAAATTAACTGATTCAGAATCTATCAAAGGTTGTTGTAAAGGTATTGATATAGTTATCTCAACTGTTGGTATTACAAAACAAAAAGATGATTATACTTATATGGATGTAGACTATCAAGCTAATATGAACTTACTAAAAGAAGCTAAAAAAAGTGGAGTCAAAAAGTTTATTTATGTTTCAGTTTTAAATGGTCAAAAGCTAAGAAATTTAAAAATATGCGATGCAAAAGAGTTATTTGTTGAGCAGTTGAAACACTCAGGGATAGATTATTGTATTATTCGCCCAAATGGATTTTTCTCAGATATATCAGAATTTTTTAATATGGCAAAAAAGGGGAAAATATATCTTTTTGGAAATGGAGAAATAAAAGCAAATCCAATCCATGGTGCAGATTTAGCTGTTGTTTGTGTAGATGCTATTGATAGTATTGATAAAGAAATTGAAATTGGAGGTCCTGAAATATTAACTCAAAATGAGATTGCATCAATGGCCTTTGATGTTTTAGGTAGTAAAAAGAATATAACTTATATCCCCAATTGGATAAGAATAATAGTTCTCAAACTGCTAAAATTGTTTACTAATAGTAAAATTTATGGACCAGTAGAGTTTTTTATGACAGTTATGACGATTGATATGATTGCACCAAAGTATGGTAAACATAGCTTAAAAGAATATTTTAAAAAATTAAAAAATATAACTTAA
- a CDS encoding methyl-accepting chemotaxis protein, with protein sequence MKKDLTIKAKLIVLIMGALSALTIVLGVFAVVNVESALMEESYAKLTAAKDSKANQITNFFTERVADISVLAESEDIKEATQELLKLEQELNVNENEPYPVKNKIVKDKTAIYDQFFQNYAKEYGYYDIFIINLNGHVMYSQARESDYGANISSGSLRNSGLGEAWKKARELKRGVFIDMKPYAPSNNEPAMFLASPINIDGDLKAVLVFQISDKNINKIMQFRKGYNDSQEDYLVGPDKLMRSDSFIDPKGHSVKASFANPNTSNINTVASRNGLDKKTNTEIITDYNGNQVLSSYSYIMIGQDFHWAIISEIDEAEVLLRPNNIATLIFIMALVILSIVAISAVIIINKMVVNRLLVFQEGLMGFFNYLNRETSDIKELHTDKFDEIGLMAKVVNENIVKAKKGIEEDRQVIDDTIKVLAEFEQGDLSQRIHVNCSNKSLQELTELLNKMGDNIEKNIDGVLDILDQYSNYNYINKVNTSGIKAHLEKLANGVNSLGNATTQMLIDNKTNGVTLQESSTILLSNVDKLNKASNEAAVSLEETAAALEEITGTVNTNSEKIGSMSSLAEKVTNSASQGQELASKTTDAMDEIDKQVTAINEAISIIDQIAFQTNILSLNAAVEAATAGEAGKGFAVVAGEVRNLAARSAEAASEIKTLVENATKKANEGKTIADGMIKGYSGLNENINKTIELISDVSVASKEQQTGIVQINDAVNSLDQQTQQNAEIASQTKNIADQTSQIAQTIVQSADEKEFIGKNDIKAKKIEVINNNAIISTQKKTSNKSKMSSQSTIKQEAKSDSTNYNEWESF encoded by the coding sequence ATGAAAAAAGATTTAACTATAAAAGCTAAATTGATAGTTTTAATTATGGGTGCTTTATCAGCATTGACTATTGTATTGGGTGTTTTTGCCGTTGTAAATGTTGAAAGTGCACTAATGGAAGAGAGCTATGCGAAGCTTACAGCTGCAAAAGATTCAAAGGCAAACCAAATAACAAACTTTTTTACTGAAAGAGTAGCAGATATAAGTGTCTTAGCAGAAAGTGAAGATATTAAAGAGGCGACTCAAGAGCTTCTTAAACTTGAACAAGAACTAAATGTGAATGAAAATGAGCCATATCCTGTAAAAAATAAAATAGTAAAAGATAAAACAGCAATATATGATCAGTTTTTTCAAAACTATGCAAAAGAGTATGGATATTATGATATTTTTATAATAAATCTAAATGGTCATGTTATGTATTCCCAAGCAAGAGAATCTGACTATGGAGCAAATATTAGTTCAGGTAGCCTAAGAAATAGTGGTCTAGGTGAGGCTTGGAAAAAAGCAAGAGAGTTAAAAAGAGGAGTTTTTATTGATATGAAACCTTATGCTCCAAGTAATAATGAACCTGCAATGTTTTTAGCTTCACCAATTAATATAGATGGTGATTTAAAAGCTGTACTTGTATTTCAAATATCAGATAAAAATATAAATAAAATTATGCAGTTTAGAAAAGGCTATAATGATTCTCAAGAGGATTATTTAGTAGGTCCAGATAAACTTATGAGAAGTGACAGTTTTATTGATCCAAAAGGACATTCTGTCAAAGCATCTTTTGCAAATCCAAATACATCTAATATAAATACAGTTGCATCAAGAAATGGCCTAGATAAAAAAACAAATACTGAAATAATAACTGACTATAATGGAAATCAGGTTCTTTCATCTTATTCATACATCATGATAGGGCAAGATTTTCATTGGGCAATTATCTCAGAGATTGATGAAGCCGAAGTCCTACTAAGACCAAATAATATCGCAACTCTTATTTTTATAATGGCACTTGTTATTTTAAGTATTGTTGCTATTTCAGCAGTTATTATTATCAATAAAATGGTTGTAAATAGACTTCTTGTTTTTCAAGAAGGTCTAATGGGATTCTTTAATTACTTGAATAGAGAAACAAGTGATATAAAAGAACTTCATACAGATAAGTTTGATGAAATTGGACTAATGGCAAAAGTTGTAAATGAAAATATTGTTAAAGCTAAAAAGGGTATCGAAGAAGATAGACAAGTAATAGATGATACTATCAAAGTTTTAGCAGAATTTGAGCAAGGTGATTTATCTCAAAGAATCCATGTAAATTGTTCAAATAAATCTTTACAAGAATTAACAGAATTATTAAATAAAATGGGTGATAATATTGAAAAAAATATAGATGGGGTATTAGATATACTTGATCAATATTCAAACTATAACTATATAAATAAAGTTAATACTTCAGGAATAAAAGCTCATCTTGAAAAACTTGCAAATGGAGTAAATTCTTTAGGTAATGCTACAACTCAAATGTTGATAGACAATAAAACCAATGGGGTAACTTTACAAGAGTCTTCTACAATATTATTATCTAATGTAGATAAATTAAATAAGGCATCAAATGAAGCCGCTGTATCTTTAGAAGAAACAGCAGCTGCTCTTGAAGAAATCACAGGAACTGTAAATACAAATTCTGAAAAAATTGGAAGTATGTCTTCTCTTGCAGAAAAAGTTACAAATTCAGCTAGTCAAGGTCAAGAATTAGCTTCTAAAACTACTGATGCAATGGATGAGATTGATAAACAAGTAACAGCAATTAATGAGGCAATTTCAATCATTGATCAAATCGCATTTCAAACAAATATTTTATCATTAAATGCAGCTGTAGAAGCTGCAACAGCTGGGGAAGCAGGTAAAGGATTTGCTGTAGTTGCTGGAGAAGTTAGAAATCTTGCAGCAAGATCAGCAGAAGCAGCAAGTGAAATTAAAACACTTGTAGAAAATGCAACAAAAAAAGCAAATGAAGGGAAAACTATTGCTGATGGTATGATTAAAGGATATAGTGGACTAAATGAAAATATTAATAAAACTATTGAACTAATAAGTGATGTATCAGTAGCTAGTAAAGAACAACAAACAGGAATAGTTCAAATCAATGATGCTGTGAATTCGCTTGATCAACAAACTCAACAAAATGCAGAGATAGCAAGTCAAACAAAAAATATAGCTGATCAAACTTCTCAAATTGCACAAACTATTGTACAAAGTGCAGACGAAAAAGAGTTTATAGGAAAAAATGATATAAAAGCTAAGAAAATTGAAGTTATAAACAATAACGCTATAATATCTACTCAAAAAAAGACTAGTAATAAAAGTAAAATGTCATCACAAAGTACAATAAAACAAGAAGCTAAAAGTGATAGCACAAACTACAATGAGTGGGAAAGTTTTTAA
- the guaA gene encoding glutamine-hydrolyzing GMP synthase, whose protein sequence is MKHVPIVVLDFGSQYTQIIARKLRESGVYSEIVPFNENIEDIKARTPKGIILSGGPASVYGKDAYHPDEEIFNLGLPILGICYGMQLISQHFGGSVIPADHHEYGKAQLKFEKESDIFKDTTDGQIVWMSHGDRVEKIPEGFEKIATSENSSYAAIADMNRLVYAFQFHPEVYHSKEGAKLLKNFAKHICGCESTWNMGSFAKEQIAKIQDKVGNKKVLCGVSGGVDSSVVATLLAEAIGEQLIPVFVDNGLLRANEKEQVQTMFKTRGVDLITVDASELFLERLTGITDPERKRKIIGETFVEVFDKEAKKHDGIEFLAQGTLYTDVIESVSVKGPSKTIKSHHNVGGLPDWMTFELIEPLREIFKDEVRLLGLELGLPRDMIGRHPFPGPGLAIRVMGDVNKPDLELLRKADVIMLDVLRSTGYYDKTWQAFTVLLNVKSVGVMGDNRTYDNTVCVRIVEATDGMTATFAHIPHDILETISRRIINEVDGINRVVYDISSKPPATIEWE, encoded by the coding sequence ATGAAACATGTACCAATTGTTGTATTGGATTTTGGTAGTCAATATACTCAAATCATTGCTAGAAAACTAAGAGAGTCTGGAGTATATAGTGAAATTGTTCCATTTAATGAAAATATCGAAGATATTAAGGCTAGAACTCCTAAAGGAATAATTTTAAGTGGTGGACCAGCGTCTGTTTATGGTAAAGATGCTTATCATCCAGATGAAGAGATTTTTAATTTAGGTCTTCCTATTTTAGGTATTTGTTATGGAATGCAGTTAATTTCACAACATTTTGGAGGAAGTGTAATTCCAGCAGACCACCATGAATATGGAAAAGCACAACTAAAATTTGAAAAAGAAAGTGATATCTTCAAAGATACAACTGATGGCCAAATAGTTTGGATGTCACATGGAGATAGAGTAGAAAAAATCCCAGAAGGATTTGAAAAAATAGCAACTAGTGAAAACTCTTCATATGCAGCTATTGCAGATATGAATAGACTTGTATATGCATTTCAATTTCATCCTGAAGTATATCATTCAAAAGAGGGTGCAAAACTACTTAAGAACTTTGCAAAACATATATGTGGTTGCGAATCTACTTGGAATATGGGATCTTTTGCAAAAGAACAAATTGCAAAAATTCAAGATAAAGTAGGAAATAAAAAAGTACTTTGTGGAGTAAGTGGAGGAGTTGATTCTTCTGTTGTGGCAACACTTTTAGCAGAAGCAATAGGTGAACAACTTATTCCTGTATTTGTAGACAATGGACTTTTAAGAGCAAATGAAAAAGAACAAGTTCAAACAATGTTTAAAACAAGAGGTGTTGATCTTATTACTGTTGATGCAAGTGAACTTTTTCTAGAAAGATTAACTGGAATTACAGACCCTGAAAGAAAAAGAAAAATCATTGGAGAAACATTTGTTGAAGTATTTGATAAAGAAGCAAAAAAACATGATGGAATAGAGTTTTTAGCTCAAGGAACTTTATATACTGATGTAATTGAATCAGTATCAGTTAAAGGACCTTCAAAAACAATCAAATCTCACCACAATGTAGGTGGACTTCCAGATTGGATGACATTTGAACTAATTGAACCTTTAAGAGAAATCTTTAAAGATGAAGTAAGACTTTTAGGATTAGAATTAGGACTTCCAAGAGATATGATAGGCAGACATCCTTTCCCTGGACCAGGACTTGCTATTAGAGTTATGGGAGACGTAAATAAACCTGATTTAGAATTATTAAGAAAAGCAGATGTTATTATGCTTGATGTTCTAAGATCAACTGGATATTATGACAAAACATGGCAAGCATTTACAGTACTATTAAATGTAAAATCAGTAGGTGTTATGGGTGATAATAGAACTTATGATAATACTGTTTGTGTAAGAATAGTAGAAGCAACAGATGGAATGACAGCAACATTTGCACATATTCCACATGATATCTTAGAAACTATTTCTAGAAGAATCATCAATGAAGTTGATGGAATCAACAGAGTTGTTTATGATATCTCATCTAAACCACCTGCAACTATTGAGTGGGAATAA
- the nhaD gene encoding sodium:proton antiporter NhaD: MLKIMLSMIFCSLAAFASSSASTTQIPDLTMTWIGFASLIIFVIGYYFVAAEEKYHIDKAKPALFIGTFIFILIAIYYALNDLNMDLVHTQAQHLILEIAEIFFFLFVAMTYIESLIHMNVFDRLKYNLVSKGFTYRKLFWATGFIAFFLSPIADNLTTALILSTVLITIEKDRRDFLVPGAINIVVAANAGGAWSPFGDITTLMAWTAKKGAFSDFLFLFPAAIVGYLITAFLLSRFVPNEVPVFDATKEKRPELGDGAKTIMGLGIFTIVCAVISHQVLHLPAMWGMMFGLALLKVYSYGLNRKYGKDHFNIFDSIAKIENNTLLFFFGILAAVGGLYFLGWLGLAAIVYDPSVLGPTWSNIGVGFLSAIVDNIPVMSAVLKASPDMGLEQWMLVTLTAGIGGSMISFGSAAGVGVMGKLHGIYTFGSHMKYAWTIVLGYFASIGVWYLQYQVLGIGH, translated from the coding sequence ATGTTAAAGATTATGTTATCAATGATATTTTGTTCATTAGCTGCATTTGCATCAAGTTCAGCTAGTACAACACAAATACCTGATTTAACAATGACATGGATTGGGTTTGCATCACTAATAATATTTGTGATTGGATATTATTTTGTTGCAGCAGAAGAGAAGTATCATATTGATAAAGCAAAACCTGCTTTATTTATCGGTACTTTTATTTTTATTTTAATTGCTATTTATTATGCACTTAATGATTTAAATATGGATTTAGTTCATACACAAGCACAACATTTGATTTTAGAAATCGCAGAGATTTTCTTTTTCTTATTTGTTGCAATGACTTATATTGAATCTTTGATTCATATGAATGTGTTTGATAGATTGAAATATAACTTAGTTTCAAAAGGTTTTACTTATAGAAAACTTTTTTGGGCTACTGGTTTTATCGCATTTTTCTTATCTCCAATTGCAGATAACTTAACAACTGCATTGATTTTATCAACTGTATTAATTACTATTGAAAAAGATAGAAGAGATTTCTTAGTTCCTGGTGCAATAAATATTGTAGTTGCAGCAAATGCTGGTGGTGCTTGGTCTCCTTTTGGTGATATTACAACACTTATGGCATGGACAGCAAAAAAAGGTGCATTTTCTGATTTCTTATTTTTATTTCCAGCTGCAATTGTTGGTTATTTAATAACTGCATTTTTATTATCTAGATTTGTTCCAAATGAAGTTCCAGTTTTTGATGCTACAAAAGAGAAAAGACCTGAACTTGGTGATGGTGCAAAAACTATAATGGGACTTGGAATATTTACAATTGTTTGTGCTGTAATATCACATCAAGTATTACATTTACCTGCTATGTGGGGTATGATGTTTGGTCTTGCTTTACTTAAAGTTTATTCTTATGGACTTAATAGAAAATATGGTAAAGATCACTTTAATATTTTTGACTCAATTGCAAAAATTGAAAATAATACACTGCTATTTTTCTTTGGTATTTTAGCAGCTGTTGGTGGATTGTATTTCTTAGGATGGTTAGGATTAGCAGCTATTGTTTATGACCCATCTGTATTGGGACCAACTTGGTCAAATATTGGTGTTGGGTTCTTGTCTGCAATTGTTGATAATATTCCAGTAATGTCAGCTGTATTAAAAGCTAGTCCAGATATGGGACTTGAACAATGGATGCTTGTAACATTAACAGCTGGTATTGGTGGTTCTATGATTTCATTTGGTAGTGCTGCTGGTGTTGGTGTTATGGGGAAATTACATGGAATTTATACATTTGGATCTCATATGAAATATGCTTGGACAATTGTATTGGGATATTTTGCTTCTATTGGAGTATGGTATTTACAATATCAAGTTCTAGGAATAGGGCATTAG
- the nadB gene encoding L-aspartate oxidase, which translates to MQIYDYLIIGSGVAGLNAARLIPKDKKVLLVCKKSPWDCNTFWAQGGVATAVDDKDIPLHIQDTLTAGVNYNDKNAVEILSKNSLSAIHNLIDAGLKFDLNSKGELAFTKEAAHSRSRILHADGDATGRMIHMFLIEQFSHEILTEAVVSDLLIEDDVCYGAQFFINETEEKVIYAHNTIIASGGVGSLYKYHTNSTTIAGEVQGICLEKGIQLKDMEMIQFHPTVVKGTHFARKPLLSEALRGEGAHIVDEDGKRFVFDYHEDGELAPRDVVSRAIFDYAKKNRKKVFLSFENFEKEFFIKRFPNIYANLKDIGFELPFERVPISPAFHYTMGGIPTDSNAKINNMKNLYVVGEAACTGVHGANRLASNSLLEGIVFSKIAVEHSLKNNFKISYKNYNKKILSYIRNNEIDKNIKNSLRKLMWENAAIVRKQSNLEYALNEVQKFLQQDVGRLLRLRLLTAQSILQAAVNRKESLGAHFLEEER; encoded by the coding sequence ATGCAAATATATGACTATTTAATTATAGGTTCTGGTGTTGCTGGATTAAATGCAGCAAGACTGATTCCTAAAGATAAGAAAGTATTACTAGTATGTAAAAAATCTCCTTGGGATTGTAATACTTTTTGGGCTCAAGGCGGAGTAGCTACGGCTGTAGATGATAAAGATATACCTCTTCATATCCAAGATACTTTAACAGCAGGTGTTAATTATAATGATAAAAATGCTGTTGAAATACTTAGTAAAAATTCATTAAGTGCAATACATAATTTAATTGATGCTGGTTTGAAGTTTGACTTAAATTCTAAAGGAGAGTTGGCTTTTACAAAAGAAGCAGCTCACTCTAGAAGTAGAATTTTACATGCAGATGGTGATGCTACTGGTAGAATGATTCATATGTTTTTAATTGAACAGTTTTCTCATGAAATACTAACAGAAGCTGTTGTTTCTGATTTATTAATAGAAGATGATGTCTGTTATGGCGCACAATTTTTTATAAATGAAACAGAAGAAAAAGTTATATATGCACACAATACAATCATTGCAAGTGGTGGTGTTGGTTCATTATATAAATATCATACTAATTCAACTACAATTGCAGGAGAAGTGCAAGGTATTTGTTTAGAAAAGGGTATACAATTAAAAGATATGGAAATGATACAGTTTCATCCGACTGTTGTAAAAGGTACACATTTTGCTAGAAAGCCACTTTTAAGTGAAGCTTTAAGAGGAGAGGGTGCACATATCGTAGATGAAGATGGAAAAAGATTTGTCTTTGATTATCATGAAGATGGTGAATTAGCACCAAGAGATGTAGTTAGCCGAGCAATATTTGATTATGCTAAAAAAAATAGAAAAAAGGTATTTTTATCATTTGAAAACTTTGAAAAAGAGTTCTTTATTAAAAGATTTCCAAATATTTATGCAAATTTAAAAGACATAGGTTTTGAGTTACCTTTTGAAAGAGTTCCTATTTCACCTGCTTTTCATTATACTATGGGTGGAATTCCTACTGATTCTAATGCAAAAATAAATAATATGAAAAACCTTTATGTAGTAGGTGAGGCTGCTTGTACAGGAGTTCACGGAGCAAATAGGCTTGCCTCAAACTCTTTATTGGAGGGTATTGTATTTTCAAAGATTGCCGTTGAACATAGTTTGAAAAATAATTTTAAAATATCATATAAAAATTATAATAAAAAGATATTATCTTATATTAGAAATAATGAAATTGATAAAAATATTAAAAATTCACTTAGAAAACTTATGTGGGAAAATGCTGCAATTGTAAGAAAACAGAGTAATTTAGAGTATGCTTTAAATGAAGTTCAAAAGTTTTTACAGCAAGATGTTGGAAGACTTTTAAGATTGAGACTATTAACTGCACAATCAATACTTCAAGCAGCAGTAAATAGAAAAGAGTCTTTAGGGGCTCACTTTTTAGAAGAAGAAAGATAA
- a CDS encoding DUF721 domain-containing protein — protein sequence MQRLINVLPLKLKKGIKFTYIKNETLYFVLTHPVYKMEFEYNKALINSLLSSAHMTNINDIKFFVTNKREKKQEENIVYEKYDERSYGIFQNNIKDPKLHKLFEEIRKVIKSS from the coding sequence ATGCAAAGGTTAATTAATGTATTACCTTTGAAACTAAAAAAAGGTATAAAGTTTACTTACATAAAAAATGAAACCTTATACTTTGTATTAACTCATCCTGTTTATAAAATGGAATTTGAGTATAACAAAGCTTTAATAAATTCACTATTAAGTAGTGCGCATATGACCAATATTAATGATATAAAATTTTTTGTAACTAATAAAAGAGAAAAAAAGCAAGAAGAAAATATTGTATATGAAAAGTATGATGAAAGGTCTTATGGTATTTTCCAAAACAACATAAAAGACCCAAAACTTCACAAATTATTTGAAGAGATTAGAAAAGTTATAAAAAGCTCTTAA
- a CDS encoding M48 family metallopeptidase codes for MEFEIKINNKPITVKLEKRNGMKHCYLRILNSEVLQIRANRYFTIDDAKKLIEKKLNWIEKNIERLSLNKLKKDEFYYLGIKHKNLDDRNLDIFYKNEAKRLIPLIVEKYSNEMNLFPTLIKYRKNKRTWGSCNYKNEINFNILLVKFPLEVIEYVVIHELAHIKHKNHSKNFWDFVKIYCEDYKRREELLKSFL; via the coding sequence TTGGAATTTGAAATAAAAATTAATAATAAGCCAATAACAGTTAAATTAGAAAAAAGAAATGGCATGAAACACTGTTATTTACGCATTTTAAATAGTGAAGTGTTACAAATTAGAGCAAATAGATATTTTACTATAGATGATGCAAAAAAATTAATAGAAAAAAAGTTAAATTGGATAGAAAAAAATATTGAAAGATTATCTTTAAATAAGCTAAAAAAAGATGAATTTTACTATTTGGGGATAAAACATAAAAATTTAGATGATAGAAATTTGGATATTTTTTATAAAAATGAAGCAAAAAGATTAATCCCTCTAATTGTTGAAAAATATTCTAATGAAATGAATCTTTTTCCTACATTGATTAAATATAGAAAAAATAAAAGAACATGGGGCTCATGTAATTATAAAAATGAAATCAATTTTAATATATTACTTGTGAAGTTTCCCCTTGAAGTAATAGAATATGTAGTAATTCATGAATTAGCACATATTAAGCATAAAAATCATTCTAAAAATTTTTGGGATTTTGTAAAAATTTATTGTGAAGATTATAAAAGAAGAGAAGAGTTGCTTAAGAGCTTTTTATAA
- a CDS encoding pyridoxal phosphate-dependent aminotransferase: MKIAQRMEKLSPSVTMAITALGRELKAQGRDILSFSAGEPDFDTPDIIKKAAIKAINEGKTKYTSVEGITETKQAIINKLKRDHGLDYKLEHIVISNGAKHSLFNLFQLLINKGDEVVMPAPCWVTYPEQVKFSDGVPVLIETDDSTKFKITAEQLKKAITPKTKALLLNSPSNPTGAVYSKKELEEIGKVLEGTDIVVLSDEMYEKIIYDGSEFTSAAQVSEDMFERTVTINGLSKAVAMTGWRFGYIATPKIKIVKAMIKFQGQVTSNVNTMTQYAAIPALEGKADKSIAIMRAKFEKRRDIAVKAFNAIKGVSCVVPKGSFYLFVNIKEVTDNSIKFCEQLLEEEGVAVVPGLAFGAEGYFRFSFATDLESIEKGIKRIKKFIEKY, from the coding sequence ATGAAAATTGCCCAGAGAATGGAGAAATTATCTCCGTCAGTTACAATGGCTATTACTGCTTTAGGTAGAGAACTAAAAGCACAAGGTAGAGACATTTTAAGTTTTAGTGCAGGGGAACCTGATTTTGACACTCCAGATATTATTAAAAAAGCTGCTATTAAAGCTATTAATGAAGGAAAGACTAAATATACATCTGTTGAAGGTATCACAGAAACTAAACAAGCAATAATAAACAAGCTAAAAAGAGATCATGGACTTGATTATAAATTAGAACATATTGTTATTAGTAATGGAGCAAAACATTCATTATTTAATCTTTTTCAATTATTAATAAATAAAGGTGATGAAGTAGTTATGCCAGCTCCTTGTTGGGTAACTTATCCAGAACAAGTTAAATTTTCTGATGGAGTTCCAGTACTTATAGAAACTGATGATTCAACAAAATTTAAAATTACTGCTGAGCAATTAAAAAAAGCAATTACACCAAAAACAAAAGCACTACTTTTAAATTCACCATCAAATCCAACGGGTGCTGTTTATTCTAAAAAAGAGTTAGAAGAGATAGGAAAAGTACTTGAGGGAACTGATATAGTAGTATTATCAGATGAAATGTATGAAAAAATCATTTACGATGGTAGCGAATTTACTTCTGCTGCACAAGTAAGTGAAGATATGTTTGAAAGAACAGTTACTATAAATGGCTTAAGTAAAGCTGTTGCTATGACTGGATGGAGATTTGGTTATATCGCAACACCTAAAATAAAAATTGTTAAAGCAATGATAAAATTTCAAGGTCAAGTAACATCAAATGTTAATACTATGACACAATATGCAGCTATCCCTGCACTTGAGGGTAAAGCTGATAAAAGTATTGCTATCATGAGAGCAAAATTTGAAAAAAGAAGAGATATTGCAGTAAAAGCTTTTAATGCAATAAAAGGTGTATCATGTGTTGTACCTAAAGGTTCATTTTATTTATTTGTTAATATCAAAGAAGTAACAGATAATTCTATAAAATTCTGTGAACAACTTCTTGAAGAAGAAGGTGTTGCAGTAGTTCCTGGACTTGCTTTTGGAGCAGAGGGATACTTTAGATTCTCTTTTGCTACTGATTTAGAAAGTATAGAAAAAGGTATAAAAAGAATCAAAAAATTTATCGAAAAATATTAA